Below is a window of Leuconostoc gasicomitatum LMG 18811 DNA.
TCTACTTGAACATCTGCATTTTCTTGAAGTAATATACCATATCGCAACCCCATAGCACCCGCGCCAACTACTGCATATTTCATATATTAAATTCTCCTTTTTGGTTATTAATGGTATAATTCTAATCTTTTACACATCATAAGTCAACCTGAATCTAATTTTTTTAACTAGGAAGTTATTCTGATATATCGTATAATATATTTTATAAGTTGCAAGTAAAGGAAGTTTGATATGTCTAAAGAAATTTATTTAACAGGTGACCGCCCAACAGGTAAGTTACATATTGGTCATTATATTGGATCATTAAAAAATCGTGTACAAATGCAAAATTCAGGTCAATTCGATCCATTTGTGATGATTGCGGATACGCAGGCTTTTACAGATAATGCGCGAAACCCAGAAAAAATTCATCAAGCGTTAACCGAAGTTGCTTTAGATTATTTGGCTGTTGGCATCGATCCGAAAAAAACAACCATATTTGTTCAATCGCAAATTAAAGGTTTGTTTGAATTGACAGAGTATTTTATGAATTTAGTTTCTGTTGCTAGATTACAGCGGAATCCAACGGTAAAATCTGAAATTTCACAAAAAGGGTTTGGGGAAGGCATTCCAGCAGGATTTTTAACTTATCCTGTGTCACAGGCAGCTGACATTGCTATTTTCCGTGCAACTAAAGTGCCGGTTGGAGATGATCAAGAACCAATGCTGGAACAGACACGTGAGTTAGTACGTTCGTTTAATCATGCGTACCATTCTGATGTTTTGGTTGAACCTGTTGGTGTGTTTCCACCTAAAGGTCAGGGACGTTTACCAGGTATTGACGGCAATGCAAAAATGTCTAAATCATTAGGAAATGGTATTTATATTTCAGATGATACGGATACAATGGCAAAAAAAGTGAAAGCTATGTATACAGATCCACTGCATATTAACATTTCCGATCCAGGGCATGTTGAAGGTAATATTGTTTTTACTTATTTAGACATCTTTGACACTGATAAGCAACATGTGCAGGATTTAAAAGATCAGTACACAGCTGGCGGTTTAGGGGACATGAAACTTAAAAAGTATCTCATTGAAGTTATGGAAGCTGAAATGGCACCAATTAGAGTTCGTCGTCAAGAGTATGCGCAAGATATACCTGCTGTTTTGCGTATGTTACAAGAGGGTTCTAACCGTGCTAATGTTATTGCAGAAGAAACGATGAAAGATGTTCGCCATGCAATGGGGATAGACTATTTTGGATAGTAATTAATTAAAAAACTAGCACGCAACTGAATTGCCGTTGCATGCTAGTTTTTTAATTGATTCATGATTATTATTTTGTGCGAAATCGTATACCTGTGTCACTTGTCACTAGTACTTGTTGCAGTACTGTTGTCTCCAACTGGACGTAAAGATGTGGCAGTTGTTGATAATCCAGCAGGTATCTCCCCACCATATGGTAGGCCAGTTTGTTCATATTTTAAGCCCAAAGCTTCACGTATTAAGTTAGTTGCACGTTGTTTTTCTTTTTGAGGGATAACTTCATAAGACACGTTATTGCCTTCAGAATCAGGGTAACTTGTGCTTACACCCTGCATATGTTCAGTAATAATATCATTTTTAGCATCGATGTACTTGCTAGCCATTGTTGTCATATCACCAAAAGTTAAATCTGTGCGAACGTTGCTTGAAATAGTGGACATAAATTCTTTGTTTAACAACGTTGAGACATTGGCAGATTTTTTTATTAAACCTTCTAAGACGATACGTTGACGTTTTTGACGGCCATAGTCGCCCTCAGGATCATCATAACGCATGCGAGAGAAAGCTAACGCAGCGTCACCGTTCATCTTTGTTTTTGACTTAGACCAAGTTTTACCATTATCATCAGAATGTTCATATTTGTCACTGTTCTTATGGAATCTGTAAAGATTAGGACCATAATCGTGGGCAGTTTCTTGACTATACGTGAAATCGAGTGGTGAATCAACTGAAATACCACCAACCTGATTTACCATGTTGGCTAAGCCGCCCATGTTGACCAAAGCATAAAAATCAATTGGAATGTTTAGAAATGCTTCTACGGTTTTAATTGATGTTGCTGTTGAGCCATAGGCATAAGCTGCGTTAAGTTTTTGAGGAAATGTATCTTCATATCCGACAATAGAAACCATTGCGTCACGAGGTAATGAAACCATGGTTGTCTGTTTTGTTTTTGGGTTGATCAAGAGCAACATCATCGAATCCGTACGGCCACGATATGTGCGTCCTAGTTCACCAGTGTCTGTACCATACAATAAGATTGAAATAGGACGGCCACTTTTAATAACATTAGAGACATTACGAGATTTAGTTAAACCAGCGCCAGCATAAGATTTGTCAACAACACCTTTTGTGCTACTGATTGTTCGCCATATAAAGAAGCTAACAACGATTAATAGTATTGCCATTAAAAAAAGAATACTATTACGCAATTTGTGACTGGGACTTTGATGACGATTTAAACGTGAGTTTGGTTTAGGTTCCATGATGGAAGCTCTCCTGATAGTTAGTATTGCGCAATTAGTGCATGATAATTAAAAATCACATATTTTCATGATACTAGGCAGAGATAAAGACAATATTAAATTATAACAAAAATTAACAATTTAAAAGACAACATTGTATATAATGGTACAATTATCGTGGTAAATAAACAAGAGAGTTAATAGAATGTTAATACAGCCTGATAAACTAAGAAAATTACTAATACTTGTCTTTAGTGCATTGTTTCTATTTTTGGCAATTCAAATCAGATTTGATATGTTATTTATGCATGTTATTGATAATGGGGCATCTTTGGTCATCCAAAATTTAATCCCACATGGCGTACAAAATTGGATAAATTTTGGTGGCTTATTTGCTCACTATTGGATTTTGGTGCCCGCTATGGTGCTTGTATCTAGTTTACTTTATTTTATGAATTATAAAATTGCTATGTGGTGGTTTATTATCACACAAGTGCTGTCAATGCTGCTAGCGTTGACAATATCATTTATTCTGCAAATCCACTGGTTATCAGGTCCCAAGCTTGGGCCAGCCATACCTAATATACTATTATTATGGTGGTTACAATTATTAGCAACTATAGCCGTGATTATTATGCCAAATCTTGTTAAGAATCGCCGGATGCGTCAGGGATTGACAATGGTTACTATTTTTCTTTGGTGGCTAATGTTAATGGCCTGTATACAACGTAACGACATGCCATTTTCAAGCGGTTTAGGATCATTATTTTTTGGTTATTTCTGGTGGCAATTGAGTGAATATCAATATCGAAAACGTGCCAAACATTGGCGACATGTATTAGAAATTGACACTTTAATTTAAAAATGATATGATATTCAAGTTATCAAAGAGGTTGCAACCAACATGAGTCACGTGAATGAGTCCGCCAAGGATGTTGAATTGACGTAAAAGGGACGGTTGCCGAAGTGTTATTCTTGGCAGAATAATACTGGGCTAACAATTAATAGTTGTTAGACTGTCACGCAACGTGATGTGCTTTGAAAAGTTGATTAAACAATGACTTTTTGAACCTCTTTCTATGTATTTAGAAAGGGGCTTTTTATTTGCCCCGACTAGGGAGATTTTTTTATGAGCGAGCAACAAGATGGTATGAAACGTAATTTGAAAACACGCCATGTATCTATGATAGCTTTAGGAGGGTCAATTGGGACGGGACTTTTTGTTGCTTCTGGTGCTACAGTGGCTCAGGCAGGGCCTTTTGGTGCAATTGTGGCCTATCTGGCTATCGGTGTCATGGTTTACTTTTTAATGACAAGTTTGGGTGAAATGGCAACTTACGCGCCGACTTCAGGTTCCTTTTCTGATTATGCTGGCAAATATGTTGATCCGGCATTGGGTTTTGCTATGGGGTGGAATTACTGGTTTAACTGGGCAATTACATTAGCTGTCGATATTGTAGCGGTTGGCTTGGTATCGAAATTTTGGTTTCCTGATGTACCAGGTTGGATTTTTTCAGCCGTTGCCTTAGTATTCATTTTTTTAATTAATCTATTTTCAGTCGGCGCGTTTGGTGAAGCAGAATTTTGGCTATCAATGATTAAAGTAATCACAATTATTGCCTTTCTTATTGTTGGATTGGCCACGATTTTTGGTGTTATACATTCTGATGTGAATGTTATGAAAAACTTATCTGTTGGTAACCATGGCTTTGTTGGCGGACCACAAGCTATTTTGTCAGTTTTTGTTGTTGCTGGTTTTTCATTTCAAGGAACAGAATTAATTGGTATTACTGCCGGTGAGGCAGAAAATCCTGATAAATCAGTGCCAAAAGCAATTAATCAAGTATTTTGGCGTATTCTATTGTTCTATATTTTAGCAATTTTTGTTATCTCAGCCTTGGTATATTACCGTGATCCACGCTTGCTAAGTTCTTCTACAGAAAATATTGCTGTATCACCATTTACAATTGTTTTTAAAAATGCAGGAATTGCGTTTGCTGCAAGTTTAATGAACGCAGTTATTTTAACATCAATTGTGTCGTCAGCAAATTCTGGTTCTTACGCGTCAACCCGTATGCTGTATGCTATGGCACGTAAAGGCGAAGCGCCTAAAATATTTGCTAAGCTATCAAAGCGTGGGGTGCCGGTTGCAGCGTTAATTCTAACAACTATTATTGGCTTGTTAGCTTTTATTTCTAACACTAAAGGTGGATCGGTAGCCTATACGTGGTTAGTGAATGCTTCAGGTTTGACAGGTTTTATCGCTTGGGTTGGAATTGCAATTTCGCATTATCGTTTCCGACGAGCATATATTGCTCAAGGTAAACAATTAAGTGATCTAAAATATAAAGCTAAATGGTTTCCTTTTGGCCCAATATTTGCTTTGATTATTTCGATGGGTGTTATTATTGGTCAAGATCCTGCAAGCTTCACGAATTTAAATTGGGAAAAAATAGCTGTGACGTATTTATCAGTTCCACTATTTATTATTTTGTTTGTGACCTATAAAATTCGTTATAAGACAAAAAAAATTAAATTGGAAGATGTTGATTTGACAAAACATCGATAAAGAAGGCGTATGAGTTAAAAAAGCTTATAGGCTTTTTTATTAGCAATTGCGTAAAATTTTACTGGATAAGTTACAAAAAGCACGAACTTATTGATATAATAAAACCACGACATTATCTAAATACAGGCGTTTTAAAAGTTAAGCTGAAAGAATTTGATAATAATCAAGAAAGACCGATAATACTATGAGTCCAATATTTATGTTGAGTATTAACATACTTGCTGTCTATTTTGTTTTTTGGTTAATAAGACCAATAAATTTTGCAAAATTTATGCCATATACGCCCACGCAAGCGATGTTTTTGAAGATTGTTATGGCAATTGTGGTTGGTTATTTGTTAGCAAGTTTTTTTATCTCCCTGACTAACTGGATACTAGCAATGCCAAGCGCAGTGTTTGGAAAGTAGTCCAAAAGCACCTCATAATTATGGTATAATTGATTAGATTATATAGACAAGTCGGTACGTATGTACTCATTTATTAAAATACTAAATTTGGAGATTAAACATGGCAAAAGATATTGGCATTGATTTGGGAACAGCCAACGTTCTCATTTATGTAGAAGGCAAGGGCATTGTATTAAATGAGCCATCAGTGGTGGCAGTTGATGACAAGACCGATCGCGTGTTGGCAGTTGGTTCAGAAGCTTATCGTATGGTAGGCCGGACACCAGGAAATATTCGTGCCGTGCGGCCGCTAAAAGATGGTGTTATTTCGGACTTTGATGTGACGGAAGCGATGCTAACGTATTTTGTGGACAAACTTAACGTGAAGGGATTCATGTCGAAGCCAAATATTATGATTTGTGCACCAACTAATATTACTGAAATTGAGCGTAAAGCTATTATTCAAGCTGCTGAAAAAGCTGGTGGCGCCAAAGTATATTTAGAATATGAACCAAAAGTTGCAGCAGTTGGTGCAGGATTAGATATTTTTAAGCCAATTGGATCCATGGTTATTGATATGGGTGGTGGTACGTCGGATATTGCTGTACTGTCATTGGGGGATATCGTTGTTTCTGAGTCAATTCGTGTGGCTGGTGATAAAATGAACTTTGATATCGTTGCTTACTTAAAAAAACACCATAACTTAATTGTTGGTGAACGGACAGCAGAAACAATTAAAATTCAAATTGGTTCTGCATTGCCTGTTGATGAACCTTTGACTATGGAAGTTCGTGGTCGTGATAATTTCGAAGGTATGCCAAAGACGATTACAATTCACTCTAACGAGGTAGAAGAAGCGTTACATGACACACTACAACAGATTGTTCGCGCAGCACATTCAGTTTTGTCAAAACTCCCCCCAGAATTGGCAGCAGATATTATTGATCGTGGGATTATGCTAACAGGTGGTGGGGCACTTCTTCATGGCATGGATCAATTACTGGCTGATGCATTAGAAGTGCCAGTCGTTGTTTCTGATTCACCACTTGACAATGTTGCCAAGGGAGCAGGCGCTTTGCTTGAACACATGAAATCAAATCGTAAAGGGTTATAAAATGCGGAAAAAGAATCAAAATTTTAGTGTAGACCTTGTAGTTGTGACAGACCAAACGCAAGTGATGATTGATAATAAACAAGTTGGTTATATCGAAAAAGCAGACCGCGGTTTTGTGGGGTATTTTGGACAACAAGCAGTTATTAATCAAGCTAAGACACAGGATGACGCTTTACAGGCTATTCTAGCTAGTTTTAATTTATATCAATAATATAATGACAGAAGCCCTTATCATATTTATGATGAGGGCTTGTACATAGACGAGGAACACCAACATGCAGCGTACACCATCACGACAAATGAGTAGCCGTACATCCGGTTCAGAACTAGACTGGGGTATTATTTTAGCGCTATTATTATTTATGATTATTGGATTGAGTTCTATTTTTCAAGCAGCACTCCATTCTCAGTATGGAACGATGCAAATGGCTTTAAGAACGACCATTGTGCAAGGTGTTTTTTGGATAATTGGCACATTGATTATTATATTCCTATTACGTTTTGATGCCTCTCAACTTTGGCGTTTGGCACCGATAGCTTATGGGTTAGGTATCTTTTTATTAGTTGCTGTTTTAGTTCTGTATGACAGGCAGATGGCAAATTTAACAGGAGCTAAATCCTGGTTTGTTCTAGGGCCTATTTCATTTCAACCATCTGAAGTTGTTAAACCAGCATTTATTTTAATGTTGAGTCGAGTTGTTGCACAGCATAATAGATTATACGAACATCATACAACGCGATCGGACGGACTTTTGTTAGGAAAAATGGCACTTTGGTTTTTGCCAATTGCTGTGCTAATTGCCTTGCAAAACGATTTGGGAACATTGTTAGTATTTATTGCTATATTTGGAGGTGTTGCTTTGGTCTCTGGCATTACGTGGCGAATTTTAGCACCTGTGATTGGTATCGTAGCAACGATAGGTGTGACATTACTAGCACTTGTGACCTCAGCTACTGGCAAAATAATTCTGGATGCATTGGGATTTAAATTATATCAATTTGATCGTATTCAAACTTGGTTGCATCCGGATCAAGATACATCAGCTTCAGGATACCAAACATTTCAGAGTTTAAAGGCAATTGGATCTGGACAACTAACTGGTAATGGGTTTGGCAATTTAAAAGTCTATGTGCCAGTTCGAGAATCTGATATGATTTTTTCAGTTATTGGCGAAAGTTTTGGCTTTATTGGTGGGGCAATATTAATTGCCTTGTATTTTGGCCTGATTTATAGACTGATACGAGCAACATTTAAAGCACAAAACGCTTTTTATGCTTATATTGCAACGGGTGTTGTCATGATGGTTTTGTTTCATGTTTTTGAAAATATTGGTATGAGTATTGGGTTGCTACCATTAACTGGTATCCCATTACCATTTATATCTCAAGGTGGTTCCTCGTTACTTGGTAACTTAATTGGCGTGGGTTTAATTCTAACAATTGGTTATCAGCAACAAAATGACACTTTTAAAGAAGCAACAGGATTTTCAATTTAATGGATGAACTAAAAGAAATCAAAAAAAAATTTAGTGTTTTACGTCAAAAAACGCGCAAGGGTGATATATTTCAATCATTAGGTCCACTAATGTCAGACAATTTGATGACGTTGCCATCTCAAGGCACTACGCCAGTTGTGTTACCTAAAAATGGCGAACATGCTTTGGAGCGATTTCAAACATACGATCATCAGTTAGATATACGCACTGAGGGGATGTTAGATAATATAAAAGTAACGACAATTTCTGATGAAGATATACAGTTAGCGATCACACAACTAGCCAACCCGTTACCAAAATATCGTGATACAGGTGCTTTTTTGTTTCTAAGTGATATAATACAAAATGAGTTGATTTCTGAAGATCAACTTCGTTTATTAACGCAACGTCTTGTGTCAGATGAACAATTATTTTCACATATTTTAGAACCAGAAAATGATGGGATTTATGGCCGATCGTTCAGCATATTAGTGCTATCGTTATTGCTCTTTACACAACGAACTAAAATACACTTTATGTCTGCAGATCAAATGGATCTTGTTATTAACCAAGTAGCTTTATATGTGGCTCTTGAACGTGATACACGAGGGTTTATTGGTACAAACGGTTGGGCACACGCATTTACGCATATTGGAAATGTATTGGCTGAACTTTTTATGATGCCACAACTAATGCGTGCGGATAAATTATTTTTGTTGGCAAGTATGTTAGCTGGTTATCGTGAATTGAAACAACCGTTAATGATGGGTGAAACTGAGCGATTAGTTGAAGTTGTTATATATGCGGCTAATGCTCATGAACTGTATGCTGATTATATCCTATTAACATTGAAATTATGGCGAAAAGATCTTGTCACGCAGCGTGATTTGAAAACAGAAGCACAATGGCATCAATTATATAATAGGTCACGTTTTTTTCACGAAATTATTTTGCGTGGATCACAAAACGTACCAAAAAAATTGTATGATTATGCTGAACAAACAAAAGATTACTTAACTTAAAAAGGTATGTTGAGCAATATTACCTCATTTTTGATATAATAAAATTCGGAGTGAAATATAATGACTAAAAAACATGTTGCTTTATTATTTGGTGGTAATTCATCAGAACACGATGTATCAAAACGTTCGGCTCAAAATTTTTATGATGCAATTAAAGCAACCGGGAAATACGAAATAACGGTTTTTGCAATTGCACAAAATGGCTACTTTTTAGATCCAGAAAGTTCAAACCGTGTGCTAGCATTAGAAGATGAACAACCAATTGTTGATGCCTACATGGCAAAAATTGATACGACTGATCCATTGGCTCGCATTAGTGCATTAAGCGAAGGTGGCGATTTCGATATATTTTTCCCAGTTGTACATGGTAATTTGGGTGAGGATGGTACACTACAAGGATTGTTTAAATTATTGAACAAACCTTATGTTGGTGCACCATTACGCGGTCATGCAGTGAGTTTTGATAAGGCGATGACCAAAGAGTTATTGACAGTCAATGGTATTCGTAATACAAAATATGTAGTTCTCGATCCTAAGACTGCTAAAGAATGGACGTGGGAAAAAGTTGTCGCAGCACTCGGTGATATTGTTTTTGTCAAAGCAGCTAACCAAGGTTCCTCTGTTGGTATTTCTCGTGCTAAAAATGCAGTTGAATTTGAAGCAGCTCTGTCAGATTCATTTCAATATGACTATAAAGTTTTAGTTGAACAAGCTGTCAAAGGATCACGAGAACTGGAAGTTGGTGTGATTGGTAACGAAGAGCCAATTGTATCGGAAATTGGGGCGCATACATTACCAAATCAAGGTTCTGGTGATGCATGGTATGATTACAATAATAAGTTTGTCGATAATTCAGATGTGCTTTTTGAAATTCCTGCGAAGTTACCAGAATCTGTAACAAATGAAGTAAAAGATATGGCTATACAAGCTTATAAAGTTCTGAATTTACGAGGTGAGGCAAGGATGGATTTCTTGTTAGATGAGAACAATGTACCATATCTAGGGGAACCAAATACATTGCCTGGTTTTACAAATATGTCGTTGTTTAAACGACTGTGGGATTATTCAGATATTGATAATGTAAAGCTTGTAGATATGTTAATAACATATGGTTTTGCAGAATTTGAAAAAAATGCGCAATTAAGTTATCAATTTGTTACTTTGGGTGAAGAAAAGATAGGGAAGTTTAATTAATGGTAAAAAATAGTAGAAAAGACAGTTTTGATGGTAAAGCCATCCGTACTGCACGTAAAAAAATGCGTTTGTCGCAAGTTGAATTAGCAGAAGGTATCACAACACAAGCCACAATTTCTTTAGTTGAAAACCAAAATCGTGTGCCTAATGCTGATGTATTATTGGCTATATTAGACCGCTTGAATTTGGAAATTTCAGAATTTGTATCCGGTGATTTTTTAACGCAAAAAGCTAAAGAATTATTGGGAAAAGTTGTATTGCAAATGAAGCATGATGCTTTAGCTGAGTTCTCAGAATTTGAAAAAGCCTTGAGCCAAAATTCACCTACAATTCAAGCTTATTATATTTTAAAAGCGACTGATGAATGCTACAATAAAAAGGATTTTGCGAAAGTAATTTATTACGCTAACTTAGCAGTAGATAAAAAAACACCATCTTTGGGAGATTTTTATTCGTTTTATGCTTATCGTCAAATGGGAACAAACTATTACTTACAAGGTGATATTGAAACTGCTAAGGAAAAGTTTAGCCTGGCCTATGAACTGGAGCCTAATTTATTGACGGCAAACGAATTAGAATTTCACGGGGCACTGCAAGGCCGTCAGTACTATGCCGAGTTTTTGATTGAGCAAAATGAATTAGATAAGGCAGCGCAAATACTAGAAGAAGGTTTATTAGCATTGCGCAAACGTGTTGATCTGTTCTGGGTTCCGGATTTGAGTGAGATGTTGGCTAATGTCGAGAAAAAGCGAGGTAACGATCTTTCTGCTAAACGTTACTTACACGATGCTAGAATGGCAGCTTTCTTATCAAATCGTAAAACAACAGAGGAACGTTTGTCAGCGTTAGATACTGTTGCGTTTTAATTAAAACTATCATATATTAAAAAGTCGCCAACTCTGTATGCAGAGTTGGCGACTTTTTAATATACTTTAATAATATTTGTAAAAGATGTATGTGTCAAAATTAATAGTGTTAAAGATCAACCGCGAACAACTAATACATCAATATTGGCTGTTCTTGTCACAAACTCAGTAACAGAACCGATAACTAAGCGCTCTACAGCGTTTAAACCAGTAGCACCAATAACGATGATGTCGGCATTAACTTCATTTGGGACGTCCTTAGCAATCAATGCTTTTGGTGAACCATATTCAATGAGATAGTCAACGTTTTTAACACCTGCATCAATGGCTTGTTGCTTGTATTTATCAAGTGTTTTACGCGTTTCATCAGAGACAGCTTCGACCATTGTATCATC
It encodes the following:
- a CDS encoding FtsW/RodA/SpoVE family cell cycle protein, which encodes MQRTPSRQMSSRTSGSELDWGIILALLLFMIIGLSSIFQAALHSQYGTMQMALRTTIVQGVFWIIGTLIIIFLLRFDASQLWRLAPIAYGLGIFLLVAVLVLYDRQMANLTGAKSWFVLGPISFQPSEVVKPAFILMLSRVVAQHNRLYEHHTTRSDGLLLGKMALWFLPIAVLIALQNDLGTLLVFIAIFGGVALVSGITWRILAPVIGIVATIGVTLLALVTSATGKIILDALGFKLYQFDRIQTWLHPDQDTSASGYQTFQSLKAIGSGQLTGNGFGNLKVYVPVRESDMIFSVIGESFGFIGGAILIALYFGLIYRLIRATFKAQNAFYAYIATGVVMMVLFHVFENIGMSIGLLPLTGIPLPFISQGGSSLLGNLIGVGLILTIGYQQQNDTFKEATGFSI
- a CDS encoding LCP family protein; its protein translation is MEPKPNSRLNRHQSPSHKLRNSILFLMAILLIVVSFFIWRTISSTKGVVDKSYAGAGLTKSRNVSNVIKSGRPISILLYGTDTGELGRTYRGRTDSMMLLLINPKTKQTTMVSLPRDAMVSIVGYEDTFPQKLNAAYAYGSTATSIKTVEAFLNIPIDFYALVNMGGLANMVNQVGGISVDSPLDFTYSQETAHDYGPNLYRFHKNSDKYEHSDDNGKTWSKSKTKMNGDAALAFSRMRYDDPEGDYGRQKRQRIVLEGLIKKSANVSTLLNKEFMSTISSNVRTDLTFGDMTTMASKYIDAKNDIITEHMQGVSTSYPDSEGNNVSYEVIPQKEKQRATNLIREALGLKYEQTGLPYGGEIPAGLSTTATSLRPVGDNSTATSTSDK
- a CDS encoding DUF2969 family protein, with product MRKKNQNFSVDLVVVTDQTQVMIDNKQVGYIEKADRGFVGYFGQQAVINQAKTQDDALQAILASFNLYQ
- a CDS encoding DUF1146 family protein, translated to MSPIFMLSINILAVYFVFWLIRPINFAKFMPYTPTQAMFLKIVMAIVVGYLLASFFISLTNWILAMPSAVFGK
- a CDS encoding DUF2785 domain-containing protein, coding for MDELKEIKKKFSVLRQKTRKGDIFQSLGPLMSDNLMTLPSQGTTPVVLPKNGEHALERFQTYDHQLDIRTEGMLDNIKVTTISDEDIQLAITQLANPLPKYRDTGAFLFLSDIIQNELISEDQLRLLTQRLVSDEQLFSHILEPENDGIYGRSFSILVLSLLLFTQRTKIHFMSADQMDLVINQVALYVALERDTRGFIGTNGWAHAFTHIGNVLAELFMMPQLMRADKLFLLASMLAGYRELKQPLMMGETERLVEVVIYAANAHELYADYILLTLKLWRKDLVTQRDLKTEAQWHQLYNRSRFFHEIILRGSQNVPKKLYDYAEQTKDYLT
- a CDS encoding helix-turn-helix domain-containing protein; protein product: MVKNSRKDSFDGKAIRTARKKMRLSQVELAEGITTQATISLVENQNRVPNADVLLAILDRLNLEISEFVSGDFLTQKAKELLGKVVLQMKHDALAEFSEFEKALSQNSPTIQAYYILKATDECYNKKDFAKVIYYANLAVDKKTPSLGDFYSFYAYRQMGTNYYLQGDIETAKEKFSLAYELEPNLLTANELEFHGALQGRQYYAEFLIEQNELDKAAQILEEGLLALRKRVDLFWVPDLSEMLANVEKKRGNDLSAKRYLHDARMAAFLSNRKTTEERLSALDTVAF
- a CDS encoding rod shape-determining protein encodes the protein MAKDIGIDLGTANVLIYVEGKGIVLNEPSVVAVDDKTDRVLAVGSEAYRMVGRTPGNIRAVRPLKDGVISDFDVTEAMLTYFVDKLNVKGFMSKPNIMICAPTNITEIERKAIIQAAEKAGGAKVYLEYEPKVAAVGAGLDIFKPIGSMVIDMGGGTSDIAVLSLGDIVVSESIRVAGDKMNFDIVAYLKKHHNLIVGERTAETIKIQIGSALPVDEPLTMEVRGRDNFEGMPKTITIHSNEVEEALHDTLQQIVRAAHSVLSKLPPELAADIIDRGIMLTGGGALLHGMDQLLADALEVPVVVSDSPLDNVAKGAGALLEHMKSNRKGL
- the trpS gene encoding tryptophan--tRNA ligase produces the protein MSKEIYLTGDRPTGKLHIGHYIGSLKNRVQMQNSGQFDPFVMIADTQAFTDNARNPEKIHQALTEVALDYLAVGIDPKKTTIFVQSQIKGLFELTEYFMNLVSVARLQRNPTVKSEISQKGFGEGIPAGFLTYPVSQAADIAIFRATKVPVGDDQEPMLEQTRELVRSFNHAYHSDVLVEPVGVFPPKGQGRLPGIDGNAKMSKSLGNGIYISDDTDTMAKKVKAMYTDPLHINISDPGHVEGNIVFTYLDIFDTDKQHVQDLKDQYTAGGLGDMKLKKYLIEVMEAEMAPIRVRRQEYAQDIPAVLRMLQEGSNRANVIAEETMKDVRHAMGIDYFG
- a CDS encoding universal stress protein, with protein sequence MTANYNNILVPMDGSKESEAALVRAIELTNDAGDNGILSILNVIDTRAFQNVASFDDTMVEAVSDETRKTLDKYKQQAIDAGVKNVDYLIEYGSPKALIAKDVPNEVNADIIVIGATGLNAVERLVIGSVTEFVTRTANIDVLVVRG
- a CDS encoding amino acid permease — translated: MSEQQDGMKRNLKTRHVSMIALGGSIGTGLFVASGATVAQAGPFGAIVAYLAIGVMVYFLMTSLGEMATYAPTSGSFSDYAGKYVDPALGFAMGWNYWFNWAITLAVDIVAVGLVSKFWFPDVPGWIFSAVALVFIFLINLFSVGAFGEAEFWLSMIKVITIIAFLIVGLATIFGVIHSDVNVMKNLSVGNHGFVGGPQAILSVFVVAGFSFQGTELIGITAGEAENPDKSVPKAINQVFWRILLFYILAIFVISALVYYRDPRLLSSSTENIAVSPFTIVFKNAGIAFAASLMNAVILTSIVSSANSGSYASTRMLYAMARKGEAPKIFAKLSKRGVPVAALILTTIIGLLAFISNTKGGSVAYTWLVNASGLTGFIAWVGIAISHYRFRRAYIAQGKQLSDLKYKAKWFPFGPIFALIISMGVIIGQDPASFTNLNWEKIAVTYLSVPLFIILFVTYKIRYKTKKIKLEDVDLTKHR
- a CDS encoding D-alanine--D-alanine ligase family protein, whose protein sequence is MTKKHVALLFGGNSSEHDVSKRSAQNFYDAIKATGKYEITVFAIAQNGYFLDPESSNRVLALEDEQPIVDAYMAKIDTTDPLARISALSEGGDFDIFFPVVHGNLGEDGTLQGLFKLLNKPYVGAPLRGHAVSFDKAMTKELLTVNGIRNTKYVVLDPKTAKEWTWEKVVAALGDIVFVKAANQGSSVGISRAKNAVEFEAALSDSFQYDYKVLVEQAVKGSRELEVGVIGNEEPIVSEIGAHTLPNQGSGDAWYDYNNKFVDNSDVLFEIPAKLPESVTNEVKDMAIQAYKVLNLRGEARMDFLLDENNVPYLGEPNTLPGFTNMSLFKRLWDYSDIDNVKLVDMLITYGFAEFEKNAQLSYQFVTLGEEKIGKFN